One genomic window of Metopolophium dirhodum isolate CAU chromosome 4, ASM1992520v1, whole genome shotgun sequence includes the following:
- the LOC132942287 gene encoding chromodomain-helicase-DNA-binding protein Mi-2 homolog isoform X1, translating into MASDEEVEESFTEEFDEPSSRVENSFDSEEEKRVEEEDDEYDPDGRKKKRGKKRKAKSDSKKEKKRKKRKRGGDSAEESDFGNFEEETTAANDSDYSNRKSKKSKNSSSKHHQPSTSSTTQDNNGTGMPSVEEVCQTFGLQDVSIDYTDADYQNLTTYKLFQQHVRPILAKENPKVVIAKMMMLVAAKWRDFCQQNPHQEQPEFEANEEPEYQPKSSTSRHKSRSVDELDELEEEEEVEVEEKKSKKRSNRAKRSGGGNKRNSQGSTSKVPTLKIRLGKRKQASSDDDAEGVGTGDTQGDSDAEFEQMLQEAEEGASAEAEVPEKKVEDPDAPKKKAKTKIGNKSKKKKKTKMTSKFPDGSGDGEEGYEQTDHQDYCEVCQQGGEIILCDTCPRAYHLVCLDPELEDTPEGKWSCPHCESEGGQEQEEDEHQEFCRVCKDGGELLCCDSCPAAYHTFCLSPPITDVPDGDWKCPRCSAKPLPGKVSKILTWRWKPIPEDPNKPVDEQSEKINRRRNKQQRQREYFVKWQDQSYWKCDWVSEVQMEVFHPITIRSYMRKYDMDEPPKLEEPLDELDNRWKRLREVGGDQTALEEKFYRYGVKPEWLLVHRILNHKHLRDARMMYLVKWRDLPYSLATWEHENPEYTDLKSFIDYYWELRASCDTSKKTKKVKGKKGSSKKDSVDDEETPKATMGLTCRKFVGAPDKPVSDLKKKYEKQPDYVNDTGMELHPYQLEGLNWLRYSWGQGIDTILADEMGLGKTIQTITFLYSLYKEGHCKGPFLVSVPLSTLINWEREFETWAPDFYVVSYVGDKDSRVTIRENEFSFDDTRSGVRCNKIKGIVKFHVLLTSYELISIDAPLLGSIEWAVLVVDEAHRLKSNQSKFFRLLAGYNIRNKLLLTGTPLQNNLEELFHLLNFLTPEKFNDLTVFQNEFADISKEEQVKRLHEMLGPHMLRRLKADVLKNMPSKSEFIVRVELSPMQKKYYKYILTRNFEALNPRGGGQQVSLLNIMMDLKKCCNHPYLFPAAAQEAPTAINGSYEIGGLTRAAGKLVLLSKMLRILHDTNHRVLIFSQMTKMLDILEDYLEGEGYKYERIDGSITGNQRQEAIDRFNAPGAQQFVFLLSTRAGGLGINLATADTVIIYDSDWNPHNDIQAFSRAHRIGQANKVMIYRFVTRNSVEERVTQVAKRKMMLTHLVVRPGMGGKQTNFTKQELDDILRFGTEELFKEEEGKEEEAIHYDDKAVAELLDRSKIGIEQKENWSNEYLSSFKVASYVTKEEDEEEEANTEVIKQEAENTDPAYWVKLLRHHYEQHQEDMSRTLGKGKRVRKQVNYNDGGGVVDSTREDTTWQENLSDYNSDFSAPSDDDKEDDDFDEKDGEAGKKLKRKPERKEERDRPLPPLLARVGGNIEVLGFNARQRKAFLNAIMRYGMPPQDAFNSQWLVRDLRGKSEKNFKAYVSLFMRHLCEPGADNSENFADGVPREGLSRQHVLTRIGVMSLIRKKVQEFEEINGFYSMPELIRKPIQTIKAADASTSSTPVPRSEASTPTTTVSEKTEVETENKPKDPEEKPKETPATTDDKPIEIKSEESTVTSPVKIENELSAKIDTPEETTVVVKEETEGAVNLQKEKPTEEKTPEKEGVQESDNVVVKVEQPDTSSTEPKETNSVATSEIEKKEEEKEKESESSTDKKEEEIKSAEASAKALQADDEAKKKLLEEAERAKVAAGIGTENDKEDKITRKFMFNIADGGFTELHTLWVNEEKAAVPGREYEIWHRRHDYWLLAGIVTHGYGRWQDIQNDIRFAIINEPFKMDVGKGNFLEIKNKFLARRFKLLEQALVIEEQLRRAAYLNLTQDPNHPAMSLNARFAEVECLAESHQHLSKESLAGNKPANAVLHKVLNQLEELLSDMKSDVSRLPATLARIPPVAQRLQMSERSILSRLAATTSSATSTSQQQSGVGTISNQYPNGFQNGQLNGAFGNTNFTNFRPQYSVPGQQTSSSSTA; encoded by the exons ATGGCATCGGACGAGGAAGTCGAGGAGTCTTTCACCG aagaatTTGATGAACCATCAAGTCGTGTAGAAAACTCGTTTGATTCTGAGGAAGAAAAACGTGTAGag gaGGAGGATGATGAATATGATCCTGATGGTCGAAAAAAGAAGCGAGGTAAAAAGCGTAAAGCAAAGAGTGAttctaaaaaagaaaagaaaaggaAGAAAAGAAAAAGAGGTGGAGATAGCGCTGAG gaaaGTGATTTTGGTAATTTTGAAGAAGAAACTACTGCCGCTAATGACTCAGATTATTCCAATCGTAAGTCTAAGAAATCAAAAAACTCGTCTTCTAAGCATCATCAACCTAGTACATCCAGTACAACTCAAGATAATAATGGCA ctGGAATGCCATCAGTTGAAGAAGTCTGTCAAACATTTGGTTTACAAGATGTTTCAATTGACTACACTGATGCTGACTATCAAAATTTAACcacttacaaattatttcagCAACATGTTAGGCCTATTCTTGCCAAGGAAAATCCTAAG gtTGTGATTGCTAAAATGATGATGTTAGTTGCTGCAAAGTGGCGTGACTTTTGCCAACAAAACCCACATCAAGAACAGCCAGAATTTGAAGCAAATGAAGAACCTGAATACCAGCCTAAAAGTTCAACTTCTAGACACAAG tcaaGATCGGTGGATGAATTAGATGAattagaagaagaagaagaagtagaagtagaagaaaaaaagagtaaaaaacgAAGTAATCGCGCTAAGCGTAGTGGTGGTGGTAATAAGAGAAATTCACAAGGATCAACCTCTAAAGTTCCCACATTAAAAATTAGGCTTGGAAAACGCAAACAAGCAAGTTCt gaTGATGATGCAGAAGGTGTTGGGACTGGAGACACTCAAGGTGATTCTGATGCAGAATTTGAGCAAATGCTGCAAGAAGCTGAAGAAGGTGCATCTGCTGAAGCTGAAGTACCTGAAAAGAAAGTTGAAGATCCTGATGCTCCTAAAAAGAaagcaaaaactaaaattggTAACAAGTCCAAAAAGAAGAAAAAGACCAAAATGACTTCCAAATTCCCAGATGGTAGTGGTGATGGAGAAGAAGGATATGAA cAAACAGATCATCAAGACTACTGTGAGGTCTGCCAACAAGGAGGGGAGATTATCTTATGTGATACTTGTCCAAGAGCATATCATCTTGTATGTTTAGATCCAGAGTTAGAAGATACCCCTGAAGGAAAATGGTCTTGTCCACATTGTGAAAGCGAAGGTGGTCAAGAACAAGAAGAAGATGAACATCAAGAATTTTGCCG agTATGTAAAGATGGAGGTGAACTTTTATGCTGTGATTCATGTCCAGCTGCTTATCATACGTTTTGTTTAAGTCCACCTATTACTGATGTACCTGATGGTGATTGGAAGTGTCCTCGATGTTCG GCAAAACCATTACCTGGAAAAGTATCAAAAATCTTAACTTGGCGTTGGAAACCAATACCAGAAGATCCTAATAAACCAGTTGATGAACAATCTGAAAAGATTAACAGGCGGCGAAATAAGCAACAAAGGCAACGCGAGTACTTTGTGAAATGGCAAGATCAGAGTTACTGGAAATGTGACTGGGTGTCTGAAGTTCAA ATGGAAGTTTTTCATCCAATTACTATTCGAAGTTATATGCGAAAGTATGATATGGATGAACCGCCTAAATTAGAAGAACCATTAGATGAATTGGACAACCGATGGAAAAGACTTCGTGAAGTTGGTGGTGATCAAACTGCTTTAGAAGAAAAATTTTACAG ATATGGTGTAAAACCAGAATGGCTATTAGTCCATAGGATTCTAAATCATAAGCATTTAAGAGATGCACGTATGATGTATTTAGTTAAATGGCGAGACTTGCCATATAGCTTAGCTACATGGGAGCATGAAAATCCTGAATATACTGATTTAAAATCattcattgattattattgg gaACTAAGAGCATCTTGTGATACATCAAAGAAAACCAAAAAAGTTAAAGGTAAAAAGGGCAGTAGCAAAAAAGATTCAGTTGATGACGAAGAAACACCTAAAGCAACAATGGGGCTAACTtg tCGCAAATTCGTTGGAGCCCCTGATAAGCCAGTATCAGATTTAAAAAAGAAGTACGAAAAGCAACCAGATTATGTCAACGATACTGGTATGGAATTGCATCCATATCAGTTAGAAGGTTTAAACTGGTTAAGATATTCTTGGGGTCAAGGCATTGATACTATATTAGCTGATGAAATGGGGCTTGGCAAAACCATTCaaactataacatttttatactcTCTTTATAAAGAAGGACATTGCAAAGGTCCATTTTTG GTGAGTGTACCATTATCGACACTTATTAATTGGGAACGTGAATTCGAAACATGGGCACCAGACTTTTATGTTGTCTCTTATGTAGGAGACAAGGATTCTAGAGTGACAATTAGAGAAAATGAATTTTCATTTGATGATACTCGTTCTGGTGTACGTTGTAATAAGATAAAAGGCATAGTTAAATTCCACGTATTACTTACAAGTTATGAACTAATTTCAATAGACGCCCCATTGTTAGGATCAATTGAATGGGCTGTGTTAGTTGTGGATGAGGCTCACAGGCTTAAAAGCAACCAGtcaaaa TTTTTTAGGCTTTTGGCTGGCTACAATATACGTAATAAGCTACTTTTAACTGGTACTCCTCTGCAAAACAATCTAGAAGAGTTAttccatttattaaattttttgacaCCTGAGAAATTTAATGACCTAACAGTTTTTCAAAACGAATTTGCCGATATTTCAAAAGAAGAACAAGTCAAACGTCTTCACGAAATGTTAGGACCTCATATGCTCAGAAGATTAAAAGCTGATGTTTTaaag aataTGCCTTCAAAATCAGAGTTTATTGTACGTGTTGAATTATCTCCAATGCAAAagaaatactataaatatatattaacaagaAACTTTGAAGCGCTAAATCCAAGAGGTGGAGGACAGCAAGTGtccttattaaatattatgatggatTTAAAAAAGTGTTGTAATCATCCATACCTTTTCCCTGCGGCTGCTCAAGAAGCTCCAACAGCTATCAATGGAAGTTATGAAATTGGTGGTCTCACTAGAGCAGCtggaaaattagttttattatctaAAATGCTTAGAATACTCCATGATACAAATCACCG agttttaatattttctcaaaTGACAAAAATGTTGGATATTCTTGAAGATTATCTTGAAGGAGAAGGTTATAAATATGAAAGAATTGATGGTTCTATAACAGGAAATCAAAGACAAGAAGCAATTGATAGATTCAATGCTCCTGGTGCTCAACAATTTGTATTCTTGCTCTCAACCag ggcTGGTGGTTTGGGAATTAATTTGGCAACTGCCGATACAGTCATAATTTATGATTCTGATTGGAATCCTCACAATGATATACAAGCTTTTTCAAGAGCTCATCGTATTGGTCAAGCAAATAAg gttaTGATATATCGTTTTGTGACAAGAAATTCAGTTGAAGAACGAGTTACCCAAGTAGCCAAAAGAAAAATGATGTTGACTCATTTAGTTGTAAGACCTGGTATGGGAGGAAAACAGACTAATTTTACTAAACAAGAATTAGATGATATATTACGATTTGGTACTGAAGAACTATTTAAAGAAGAAgag GGTAAAGAAGAAGAAGCTATTCATTATGATGACAAAGCAGTTGCGGAACTATTAGACCGTTCAAAAATTGGTATTGAACAAAAAGAAAATTGGTCAAATGAATATTTGTCATCTTTTAAAGTGGCTAGTTATGTTACTAAAGAGGAAGACGAAGAAGAAGAAGCTAATACAGAAGTAATAAAACAAGAAGCTGAAAATACTGATCCTGCATATTGGGTTAAATTGCTTCGTCATCATTATGAGCAACATCAAGAAGATATGTCTAGAACATTAGGCAAAGGAAAACGAGTTAGAAAACAAGTTAACTACAATGATGGTGGTGGTGTAGTAGATTCAACTCGTGAAGATACTACCTGGCAAGAAAACCTATCTGATTATAATTCAGATTTCTCTGCTCCATCAG atgaTGACAAAGAAGATGACGACTTTGATGAAAAAGATGGGGAAGCTGGTAAAAAACTTAAACGTAAACCTGAAAGAAAAGAAGAAAGAGATCGGCCATTACCTCCATTATTGGCTAGAGTTGGTGGAAATATTGAA GTACTTGGATTTAATGCTCGGCAAAGAAAGGCTTTCTTAAATGCAATTATGAGGTATGGAATGCCACCTCAAGATGCCTTTAATTCTCAATG gCTTGTAAGAGATTTAAGAggaaaatcagaaaaaaatttcaaagcATATGTTTCGTTATTTATGCGTCACTTGTGTGAACCTGGTGCTGATAATTCTGAAAATTTTGCTGATGGTGTACCACGTGAAGGTTTAAGTCGACAACATGTACTCACAAGAATTGGTGTTATGTCACTAATTCGTAAAaaa gtTCAAGAGTTTGAAGAAATAAATGGCTTCTACAGTATGCCAGAGCTTATTCGTAAGCCTATTCAGACTATAAAAGCAGCTGATGCATCTACTAGTTCAACTCCTGTTCCGCGTTCTGAAGCTTCAACACCAACGACTACTGTTTCAGAAAAAACTGAAGTTGAAACGGAAAATAAACCAAaa gatcCTGAGGAGAAACCAAAAGAAACACCAGCAACTACTGACGATAAGCCAATAGAAATTAAATCTGAAGAAAGTACTGTCACATCTCCtgttaaaatagaaaatgaaTTATCTGCTAAAATTGATACACCAGAAGAAACAACT GTCGTTGTTAAAGAAGAAACTGAAGGAGCAGTGAATCTTCAAAAAGAAAAACCAACAGAAGAAAAAACACCAGAAAAAGAAGGCGTCCAAGAAAGTGACAATGTGGTTGTTAAGGTTGAACAGCCTGATACTTCATCAACAGAACCAAAAGAAACTAATTCTGTAGCAACATCTGAAATTGAAAAGAAAGAAGAAGAAAAGGAAAAGGAATCTGAATCATCTACTGATAAAAAAGAA GAAGAAATAAAATCTGCTGAGGCTTCAGCAAAGGCACTGCAAGCAGATGATGAAgctaagaaaaaattattagagGAGGCTGAAAGAGCTAAAGTGGCAGCTGGCATCGGAACTGAAAACGATAAAGAGGATAAAATTACTAGGAAGTTCATGTTTAACATCGCTGATGGTGGTTTTACTGAACTCCATACTTTATGGGTTAATGAAGAAAAAGCAGCAGTTCCTGGACGAGAATATGAAATCTGGCATAGAAG acatgATTATTGGTTATTGGCGGGTATTGTAACACATGGTTATGGACGTTGGCAAGATATTCAGAATGATATCCGTTTTGCTATTATCAATGAGCCTTTTAAAATGGATGTAGGTAAAGGAAACTTCttagaaatcaaaaacaaatttttggcAAGAAGATTTAAATTATTGGAACAAGCACTTGTAATTGAGGAACAACTTAGGCGAGCTGCCTATTTGAACCTTACGCAAGATCCAAATCATCCAGCAATGTCATTGAATGCTCGGTTTGCTGAGGTGGAGTGCTTAGCTGAATCACACCAACACTTGTCTAAAGAAAGTTTAGCTGGAAACAAACCAGCCAATGCTGTTCTTCACAAA GTATTAAATCAACTGGAAGAACTTTTGTCAGACATGAAATCTGATGTAAGCAGATTGCCAGCAACTCTGGCTCGTATACCACCTGTTGCCCAGCGACTTCAAATGTCTGAGAGATCTATATTATCTCGTTTAGCTGCTACCACATCTTCAGCTACGTCTACTTCCCAACAACAATCTggag ttggaACCATAAGCAATCAATATCCTAATGGTTTTCAAAATGGACAATTAAATGGTGCATTCGGCAACACTAACTTCACCAATTTTAGACCCCAGTATTCAGTACCTGGGCAACAAACATCATCATCTAGCACTGCTTAA